A genomic region of Nodularia sp. LEGE 06071 contains the following coding sequences:
- the metH gene encoding methionine synthase has protein sequence MTHPFLEHLHSPNRPVLVFDGAMGTNLQTQNLTAEDFGGAQYEGCNEYLVHTNPEAVAKVHRDFLAAGADVIETDTFGATSIVLAEYDLADQTYYLNKKAVEIAKRVAAEFSTPEKPRFVAGSLGPTTKLPTLGHIDFDTLKANFAEQAEALFDGGVDLFLVETCQDVLQIKAALNGIEEVFAKKGDRRPLMVSVTMESMGTMLVGSEISAVLTILAPYPIDILGLNCATGPDLMKPHIKYLSEHSPFIVSCIPNAGLPENVGGQAHYRLTPMELRMALMHFVEDLGVQVIGGCCGTRPEHIQQLAELAKNLKPKVRQHSLEPAAASIYSTQPYDQDNSFLIIGERLNASGSKKCRDLLNAEDWDGLVSMARAQVKEGAHILDVNVDYVGRNGVHDMHELVSRIVNNVTLPLMLDSTEWEKMEAGLKVAGGKCLLNSTNYEDGEPRFLKVLDLAKKYGAGIVIGTIDEDGMARTAERKFQIAQRAYRQAVEYGIPATEIFFDTLALPISTGIEEDRANGKATVESIRRIRQELPGCHVILGVSNISFGLNPASRVVLNSMFLHEAMQAGMDAAIVSPNKILPLAKIESKHQKVCLDLIYDRRKFDGDVCVYDPLGELTTLFEGVTTKRDKGVDESLPLEERLKRHIIDGERIGLEKLLTTALEQYPPLQIINTFLLDGMKVVGELFGSGQMQLPFVLQSAETMKTAVAYLEPFMEKSETDSNGKGTFIIATVKGDVHDIGKNLVDIILTNNGYRVINLGIKQPVENIIQAYEEHKADCIAMSGLLVKSTAFMKDNLQVFNEKGITVPVILGGAALTPKFVHQDCQNTYKGKVVYGKDAFSDLHFMDKLMPAKAGNNWDDFQGFLDEVVTEEAEISSKVITEEVSTPQTPVPIDTRRSEAVAIDIQRPTPPFWGTQLLTPDDIPIEEILWHLDLQALIAGQWQFRKPKEQSKEEYQAFLAETVHPILESWKQRVIEENLLHPQVVYGYFPCQSEGNTLYVYDPKRQGAEDAEVRASFEFPRQRSLRRLCIADYFATKESGVIDVFPMQAVTVGNIATEFAQKLFADNLYSDYLYFHGLAVQVAEALAEWTHARIRRELGFGADEPDNIRDILAQRYQGSRYSFGYPACPNIQDQYKQLDLLGADRINLYMDESEQIYPEQSTTAIIAYHPVAKYFSA, from the coding sequence ATGACTCATCCTTTCCTAGAACATCTACATAGTCCAAATCGCCCAGTTCTCGTCTTTGACGGTGCAATGGGAACCAACCTGCAAACGCAAAACCTCACAGCCGAAGATTTCGGAGGGGCGCAGTACGAAGGTTGTAACGAATACCTCGTCCATACCAACCCCGAAGCCGTCGCCAAAGTTCACCGAGATTTTCTCGCCGCCGGTGCTGATGTCATCGAAACAGACACCTTCGGCGCGACATCCATTGTCTTAGCAGAATATGACCTAGCAGACCAAACCTATTATCTCAACAAAAAAGCCGTAGAAATAGCCAAGCGCGTCGCCGCCGAATTTTCTACCCCAGAAAAACCGAGATTTGTTGCCGGTTCCCTGGGTCCCACAACCAAACTCCCCACCTTGGGACACATTGACTTTGACACCCTCAAAGCCAACTTCGCCGAACAAGCCGAAGCCCTATTTGATGGCGGTGTGGATTTATTCCTCGTAGAAACTTGCCAAGACGTGCTGCAAATCAAAGCCGCATTGAATGGTATAGAAGAAGTTTTTGCCAAAAAAGGCGATCGCCGCCCGTTAATGGTATCTGTCACAATGGAAAGCATGGGTACAATGCTTGTCGGTTCAGAAATCAGCGCTGTCCTGACAATATTAGCCCCGTATCCCATAGATATCCTCGGTTTAAACTGTGCCACAGGGCCAGACTTGATGAAACCGCATATCAAATATTTGTCCGAACATTCACCATTCATAGTCTCTTGTATACCCAACGCAGGTTTACCAGAGAACGTCGGCGGACAAGCACATTACCGCTTGACTCCAATGGAATTACGCATGGCGTTAATGCACTTTGTTGAAGATTTGGGTGTCCAAGTGATTGGGGGTTGCTGTGGGACACGTCCAGAACACATTCAACAATTGGCAGAACTTGCCAAAAACCTGAAACCAAAAGTCAGACAGCATAGTTTAGAACCAGCCGCAGCATCAATTTATTCCACTCAGCCTTACGACCAAGATAACTCCTTCTTGATTATCGGTGAACGTCTCAACGCCAGTGGTTCCAAGAAATGTCGCGATTTGCTGAATGCCGAAGACTGGGACGGCTTGGTGTCCATGGCCAGGGCGCAAGTCAAAGAAGGCGCACACATTCTTGATGTCAACGTCGATTATGTGGGACGTAACGGTGTACATGATATGCACGAACTAGTTTCGCGCATCGTCAATAATGTTACACTGCCTTTAATGCTGGACTCCACAGAATGGGAAAAAATGGAGGCGGGTTTAAAGGTAGCCGGTGGTAAGTGTTTGCTCAACTCTACCAACTACGAAGACGGAGAACCACGTTTTCTGAAAGTGCTGGACTTAGCGAAAAAATACGGTGCTGGCATAGTAATTGGTACTATCGATGAAGATGGGATGGCACGGACAGCCGAGAGAAAGTTTCAAATTGCCCAACGCGCCTATCGTCAAGCTGTAGAATATGGTATCCCTGCCACAGAAATATTCTTTGATACCTTAGCTCTACCGATTTCTACTGGGATTGAAGAAGACCGAGCCAATGGTAAAGCCACAGTTGAATCAATTCGGCGTATTCGCCAAGAATTACCCGGTTGTCATGTAATTTTGGGTGTATCGAATATTTCCTTTGGTTTAAATCCTGCATCACGAGTTGTCCTGAACTCGATGTTTTTGCATGAAGCCATGCAAGCCGGAATGGATGCCGCCATTGTCAGCCCTAACAAAATTTTACCGCTAGCTAAAATTGAATCCAAGCATCAAAAAGTTTGTCTCGATTTGATTTATGACCGGCGAAAATTTGATGGTGATGTCTGCGTTTATGATCCTTTAGGAGAGCTTACCACCTTATTTGAAGGGGTAACAACCAAACGCGACAAAGGTGTTGATGAAAGTCTCCCCCTAGAAGAACGCCTAAAACGTCATATCATCGACGGCGAACGCATTGGTTTAGAGAAACTTCTGACAACAGCTTTAGAACAGTATCCCCCCTTACAGATTATCAACACATTTCTTCTGGATGGGATGAAAGTTGTTGGAGAGTTATTCGGTTCCGGACAAATGCAACTACCTTTTGTATTGCAGTCTGCGGAAACCATGAAAACGGCGGTTGCATATCTCGAACCATTCATGGAGAAGTCAGAAACTGATAGCAATGGCAAAGGAACCTTTATCATTGCCACAGTTAAAGGTGATGTCCATGATATTGGTAAAAACTTGGTGGATATTATCCTCACTAACAACGGCTACAGGGTGATTAATCTCGGTATTAAGCAGCCGGTGGAAAATATTATCCAAGCTTACGAAGAGCATAAAGCTGATTGTATAGCTATGAGTGGGTTGTTGGTGAAGTCCACTGCTTTTATGAAGGATAATTTGCAGGTGTTTAACGAAAAAGGAATTACCGTTCCGGTGATTCTAGGTGGTGCAGCGTTAACTCCTAAGTTTGTGCATCAAGATTGCCAAAACACCTATAAAGGTAAGGTTGTTTATGGTAAGGATGCTTTTTCTGATTTACACTTCATGGATAAATTAATGCCAGCTAAGGCTGGTAATAACTGGGATGATTTCCAGGGATTTTTGGATGAAGTCGTCACAGAAGAAGCAGAAATCAGCAGCAAAGTAATTACGGAAGAAGTCTCCACTCCCCAAACTCCAGTCCCCATTGATACCCGCCGTTCTGAGGCTGTGGCGATAGATATTCAACGTCCTACGCCGCCTTTTTGGGGAACTCAGTTATTAACGCCTGATGATATTCCCATTGAGGAAATACTTTGGCATTTGGATTTGCAAGCTTTAATTGCTGGACAATGGCAGTTCCGCAAGCCGAAGGAACAGTCTAAGGAGGAATATCAGGCATTTTTGGCTGAGACGGTGCATCCGATTTTGGAGAGTTGGAAGCAAAGGGTAATTGAGGAGAATTTGTTACATCCGCAGGTGGTTTATGGGTATTTTCCCTGTCAGTCTGAGGGGAATACTTTGTATGTTTATGATCCGAAACGCCAAGGCGCAGAGGACGCGGAGGTAAGAGCCAGTTTTGAGTTTCCCCGGCAGAGGTCTTTGAGAAGGTTGTGTATTGCAGATTACTTTGCAACCAAGGAGTCGGGGGTGATTGATGTGTTCCCGATGCAGGCGGTGACTGTGGGGAATATTGCGACGGAGTTTGCACAGAAGTTGTTTGCTGACAATCTATACAGTGATTATCTGTATTTCCACGGTTTGGCGGTGCAGGTGGCTGAGGCTTTGGCGGAATGGACTCACGCCAGGATTCGCCGGGAGTTGGGTTTCGGCGCTGATGAACCGGATAATATTCGGGATATTTTGGCACAGCGTTATCAAGGTTCGCGGTATAGTTTTGGCTATCCGGCTTGTCCGAATATTCAAGACCAGTACAAGCAGTTAGATTTGTTGGGGGCTGACAGAATTAATCTGTATATGGATGAAAGTGAGCAAATTTATCCAGAACAGTCTACAACGGCGATTATTGCTTATCACCCGGTAGCGAAGTACTTTAGCGCGTAG